ATTACCCCGAGCCCGCCGTGCACCGCCTCGACAGTGGGCGGCGCGAGGAAGAGAACCATGCGCACGTCCTTCCGATCGGTGTTCATCGCGATAGTGATCGGCACGGCGCTCATCGTTGCCGCCCTCATCGTGAACTCCCGGCGCCCTGCGGTCGAAGTGCTCCAGCCGTCGGCCCAGCTCGTGGAAGCGAGTGGCAAATGCGCGGAATGCCATACGCGTGAGACCTCCGGCATCGTGGTCGAGTACCGGCGCAGCCACCACGCCCAGCAGGGGGTCACCTGCCTCGATTGCCACCGTCCGGTCAAGGGTCAGGGCACGATCGAGCACCGCGGATTCACCATCGCCGACACGGTGACGCCCGCCAATTGTGCGTCATGCCACGACGCGGAGTACAAGCAGTTCGAGCGCAGCCGCCACGCGGCCCCCGCCTGGGCCGCAGTGTACGGATCGGCGCCGTTCACGGCGGAGCAGGTGGCGTACGCCGAGAAGTACCAGCCCGGCGCCGTCAAGCGGCCGCCCAACGCCCTCGTTCAGTCGGAGGGGCCCGCGGCGATCAGCGCCGGGTGCGCCACCTGTCACGCCGTCGGCCGTCCGCATGCCGACGGGTCGATCGGTTCGTGCACGGTCTGTCACGCGCGGCACTCGGCGTCGGTCGAACTCGCCCGCCTGCCCACTACGTGCGGGCAGTGCCACATGGGCCCCGACCATTCGCAACTCGAGATCTACAGCGAGTCGAAGCACGGGGTGCTGTTCGCCCTCAGGCGCAA
The window above is part of the Gemmatimonadaceae bacterium genome. Proteins encoded here:
- a CDS encoding multiheme c-type cytochrome translates to MRTSFRSVFIAIVIGTALIVAALIVNSRRPAVEVLQPSAQLVEASGKCAECHTRETSGIVVEYRRSHHAQQGVTCLDCHRPVKGQGTIEHRGFTIADTVTPANCASCHDAEYKQFERSRHAAPAWAAVYGSAPFTAEQVAYAEKYQPGAVKRPPNALVQSEGPAAISAGCATCHAVGRPHADGSIGSCTVCHARHSASVELARLPTTCGQCHMGPDHSQLEIYSESKHGVLFALRRNQLNLDAKPKQLTTADMSVPTCATCHMSGLGGMNVTHDVTERLSWYLFEAVSQPRPDFAQARARMQEVCGNCHATGQVKSFYAQGDSVVAATNAKVAASLALMDSLKAEGLLTAAPFDQPIDFVAFDLWHYYGRTTKHGAFMGGADFAQWHGNYELLAKSVELRA